From Prosthecobacter sp., a single genomic window includes:
- a CDS encoding UDP-2,3-diacylglucosamine diphosphatase, producing the protein MSHSPQSDGGDKTKLRFKTLFISDVHLGMPDSKAAQAAHFIRHCLCDKLVLNGDIIDAWHLRRLGGWNKSHTNFIRTVLRKMEKENTQIIYLRGNHDDILDRFIPIQFESFTITDDHVHNTPKGDYLVVHGDGFDAVTSKHAWLAKLGGFGYNALLRLNRIYNGYRRLRGKDPFSFSAWIKHKVKSAVSAVGQYEEQLQHLARQRGCIGIICGHIHKADNKLVGDTHYLNSGDWVESMTAIVENFDGSFEIISYPDFCRLTHRDPKGAAAESEDSFPPEASAIPM; encoded by the coding sequence CAGTCCTCAGTCCGACGGCGGCGACAAGACCAAGCTGCGGTTCAAGACCCTCTTCATCTCCGACGTGCACCTGGGCATGCCGGACAGCAAGGCCGCGCAGGCCGCTCATTTCATCCGCCACTGCCTGTGTGACAAGCTCGTGCTCAATGGCGACATCATCGACGCCTGGCACCTGCGCCGCCTCGGCGGCTGGAACAAGAGCCACACCAACTTCATCCGCACCGTCCTGCGCAAGATGGAAAAGGAGAACACGCAGATCATCTACCTGCGCGGCAACCACGACGACATCCTCGACCGCTTCATCCCCATCCAGTTTGAGAGCTTCACCATCACCGACGATCACGTTCACAACACCCCGAAGGGCGACTACCTCGTCGTGCATGGCGACGGCTTCGATGCCGTCACCAGCAAACACGCCTGGCTCGCCAAGCTCGGCGGCTTTGGCTACAACGCGCTGCTGCGCCTCAACCGCATTTACAATGGCTACCGCCGTCTGCGGGGGAAGGATCCCTTCTCCTTCAGCGCCTGGATCAAGCACAAGGTGAAGTCCGCCGTCAGTGCCGTGGGGCAGTATGAGGAGCAGTTGCAGCACCTCGCACGCCAGCGCGGCTGCATCGGCATCATCTGCGGCCACATCCACAAGGCGGACAACAAGCTTGTCGGCGACACGCATTACCTCAACTCCGGCGACTGGGTCGAGTCCATGACCGCCATCGTTGAAAACTTCGACGGCAGCTTCGAGATCATCAGCTACCCCGACTTCTGCCGCCTCACCCATCGCGATCCCAAAGGCGCCGCGGCCGAGTCTGAAGATTCGTTTCCTCCCGAAGCTTCAGCAATTCCAATGTAG